A window of Cryptomeria japonica chromosome 3, Sugi_1.0, whole genome shotgun sequence contains these coding sequences:
- the LOC131038936 gene encoding protein S40-6 has translation MSAFSFSFCDLQGFETMASHSGREGLLSRSLAAVSNRMERLVGLSSHYSFASAGENSEELREEDVWLAGGADEDFGDEKKKTKNYFHLQEDFGDENKKATKYFHLQEEFGDEKKKMKKYFHSGKNSASIVRLSDGLGISGLSVAFEDPATRSRDVSFISSSRVIPCVETPDVEEKGILYQSAPVNVPDWTKILGIHHHHSVDRNIFTVDDDDMDEEERLPPHEYLAREHARSHVDATSVLEGVGRKLKGRDLSRVRNAVWNQTGFLG, from the coding sequence ATGTCAGCTTTTTCTTTTAGTTTTTGCGACTTGCAGGGATTCGAAACCATGGCGTCGCATTCCGGCCGCGAAGGTTTGCTTTCGAGAAGCCTGGCCGCGGTTTCGAATCGCATGGAGCGGCTTGTCGGCCTCAGCTCTCATTATTCTTTCGCATCCGCCGGGGAAAATTCCGAGGAGCTGAGGGAGGAAGACGTGTGGCTCGCCGGCGGCGCGGATGAAGATTTCGGCGAcgagaagaagaagacgaagaatTATTTCCATTTACAGGAAGATTTCGGCGACGAGAACAAGAAGGCGACGAAATATTTTCATTTGCAGGAAGAATTCGGCGacgagaagaagaagatgaagaaatattTTCATTCTGGCAAAAATAGCGCTAGTATTGTGAGGCTTAGCGACGGCCTAGGAATTTCGGGGTTGTCTGTGGCGTTTGAGGACCCTGCGACTCGATCCCGCGACGTGTCGTTCATTAGCAGCTCGCGCGTCATTCCTTGTGTTGAAACCCCCGATGTGGAGGAAAAAGGTATTCTTTACCAGTCCGCACCTGTGAATGTGCCGGACTGGACCAAAATACTGGGGATTCACCATCACCATTCCGTCGACAGAAACATCTTCACAGTGGACGACGATGACATGGACGAGGAGGAGAGGCTGCCTCCGCATGAGTACCTTGCCAGAGAGCACGCCCGAAGCCACGTGGACGCCACGTCGGTTCTGGAAGGTGTCGGAAGAAAGCTTAAGGGCCGAGATTTGAGCCGGGTTCGAAACGCAGTGTGGAATCAAACAGGCTTCCTTGGCTGA